The following are encoded in a window of uncultured Pseudomonas sp. genomic DNA:
- a CDS encoding TRAP transporter permease has protein sequence MHDKQLSTEELIAQDVGARTPLGAMAQVITGLALLWSLFQLWIASPLPFVFGIGVFNDTETRSIHLAFALLLAFLAYPAFNKSPRDRVPLLDIALGLVAAASAAYLFIFYQQLALRPGSLTTADMLTACIGIPLLLEATRRVLGPPLAIIAVLFLIYSLAGPYMPGLLAHRGVSLNALANHQWITTEGVFGIALGVSTSFVFLFVLFGALLDRAGAGHYFIQLAFSMLGHFRGGPAKAAVVASGLTGLISGSSIANVVTTGTFTIPMMKRTGFSAEKAGAVEVASSVNGQIMPPVMGAAAFLMVEYIGMPYVDIIKHAFLPAAISYIALLYIVHLESLKLGLQPIGGHQPKPWLRRLTGFAFGAALISGLSLAVYYGLGWLKPALGDFALPGIGALLALVYLGLLKIAASVPVLPAEDPDAPLDKLPQTRAVLLSGLHFLLPVVVLVWCLMIERLSPGLSAFWGSVMLVIILLTQRPLLTWLRTDGTHAHGSFMDGVIDLREGLIAGARNMIGIGIATAAAGMIVGAVSQTGVGLVLADLVELLSMGNLLLMLVLTAIFSLVLGMGLPTTANYIVVSSLLVPVIVTLGQQNGLIVPLIAVHLFVFYFGIMADVTPPVGLASFAAAAVSKGDPIKTGIAAFYYSLRTAILPFLFIFNTDLLLIDVDFWHGVLIFIIATTAMLIFAAGSQGFFLVRSRWYENVMLLLVAFTLFRPGFWMDMAHDPYRDIPPAQLAQALGDVEAGSQLRLRIKGEDAVGEAREFSLLLPVPEGDSGEERLQKLGLLTYEEGDKVLVDSVTFASPAAEAGLEFDQQILKVRAPTQRMTKELMWIPGFLLFGLVVWLQRRRRAREA, from the coding sequence ATGCATGACAAGCAACTGTCCACTGAAGAACTGATCGCCCAGGATGTCGGTGCACGCACCCCGCTGGGGGCAATGGCCCAGGTGATCACCGGCCTGGCCCTGCTCTGGTCGCTGTTTCAACTGTGGATCGCCTCGCCGCTGCCGTTCGTCTTCGGCATTGGCGTGTTCAACGACACCGAAACCCGCTCTATCCACCTGGCGTTTGCCCTGCTGCTGGCGTTTCTCGCCTACCCGGCGTTTAACAAGTCGCCGCGCGATCGTGTACCGCTGTTGGATATCGCCCTGGGCTTGGTCGCTGCCGCCAGCGCCGCCTACCTGTTTATTTTCTACCAGCAGCTGGCCTTGCGCCCCGGTAGCCTGACTACGGCGGACATGCTCACCGCCTGTATTGGCATACCGCTGCTGTTGGAGGCCACGCGTCGGGTGCTCGGCCCACCGTTGGCGATCATTGCCGTGCTGTTCCTGATCTACAGCCTGGCCGGGCCCTATATGCCGGGGCTCTTGGCGCACCGTGGGGTTAGCCTCAATGCGCTGGCCAACCATCAGTGGATCACCACCGAAGGGGTGTTCGGCATTGCCCTTGGGGTGTCCACCAGCTTCGTCTTCCTGTTTGTCCTGTTTGGCGCACTGCTGGATCGCGCCGGCGCCGGGCATTACTTTATTCAGCTGGCCTTCAGCATGCTCGGGCATTTCCGTGGCGGCCCGGCCAAGGCCGCTGTGGTGGCATCCGGCTTGACCGGGCTGATCTCCGGCTCGTCGATTGCCAACGTGGTCACCACCGGTACCTTCACCATCCCGATGATGAAGCGCACCGGCTTCTCGGCGGAAAAGGCCGGGGCCGTGGAAGTGGCCTCGTCAGTGAATGGCCAGATCATGCCGCCGGTGATGGGCGCGGCGGCCTTTCTGATGGTCGAGTACATCGGCATGCCCTATGTTGACATCATCAAGCACGCGTTCCTGCCTGCGGCGATCTCCTACATCGCCCTGCTGTATATCGTTCATCTGGAGTCGCTCAAGCTTGGCCTGCAGCCGATTGGCGGCCATCAGCCCAAACCGTGGTTGCGCCGCCTGACCGGCTTTGCCTTCGGTGCTGCGCTGATCAGCGGCCTGTCGCTGGCGGTGTACTACGGCCTCGGCTGGCTCAAGCCGGCATTGGGCGATTTCGCCTTGCCGGGTATCGGCGCACTGCTGGCACTGGTTTACCTCGGCTTGCTGAAAATTGCCGCCAGCGTGCCGGTGTTGCCCGCCGAAGACCCCGACGCGCCGCTCGACAAGTTGCCGCAAACCCGCGCTGTATTACTCTCCGGCCTGCACTTTCTGTTGCCGGTGGTGGTGCTGGTCTGGTGCCTGATGATCGAGCGCCTGTCCCCAGGCTTGTCGGCCTTCTGGGGCAGCGTGATGCTGGTGATCATCCTGCTCACCCAGCGCCCGTTGCTGACCTGGCTGCGCACCGATGGCACGCATGCTCACGGCTCGTTTATGGATGGCGTGATCGACTTGCGTGAAGGCCTGATTGCCGGTGCGCGTAACATGATCGGCATCGGTATTGCCACGGCTGCCGCCGGCATGATCGTCGGCGCGGTGTCGCAAACCGGGGTTGGCCTAGTTTTGGCCGATCTGGTTGAGCTGCTGTCGATGGGCAACCTGCTGCTGATGCTGGTGCTCACCGCGATTTTCAGCCTGGTGCTGGGCATGGGCTTGCCGACCACCGCCAACTACATCGTGGTGTCCAGCCTGTTGGTGCCGGTGATCGTCACCCTCGGTCAGCAGAACGGCCTGATCGTGCCGCTGATTGCCGTGCATCTGTTCGTCTTCTACTTCGGCATCATGGCCGACGTGACGCCGCCGGTGGGGTTGGCCTCGTTCGCCGCGGCGGCGGTGTCCAAGGGCGATCCGATCAAGACCGGCATCGCGGCGTTCTACTACAGCCTGCGTACGGCGATCCTGCCGTTCCTGTTTATCTTCAACACCGACCTGTTGTTGATCGACGTGGACTTCTGGCATGGCGTGCTGATCTTCATCATCGCCACGACGGCCATGCTGATCTTCGCCGCTGGCAGTCAGGGCTTCTTCCTGGTACGCAGCCGCTGGTACGAGAACGTCATGCTGCTGCTGGTGGCCTTCACCCTGTTCCGCCCGGGCTTCTGGATGGACATGGCACACGACCCTTACCGTGACATCCCGCCGGCACAACTGGCGCAAGCCTTGGGTGACGTTGAGGCGGGCAGTCAGCTGCGCTTGCGCATCAAAGGTGAAGACGCAGTAGGCGAGGCGCGTGAATTCAGCCTGCTGTTACCTGTGCCTGAGGGCGATAGCGGCGAGGAGCGCCTGCAGAAGCTGGGCCTGCTGACCTATGAAGAGGGAGACAAGGTGCTGGTCGACAGCGTGACCTTCGCCAGCCCAGCCGCCGAAGCGGGGCTGGAGTTCGATCAGCAAATTCTTAAAGTTCGCGCGCCTACCCAGCGTATGACCAAAGAGCTGATGTGGATTCCCGGCTTCCTGCTATTTGGTCTGGTGGTCTGGTTGCAGCGCCGCCGTCGCGCCCGCGAGGCTTGA
- a CDS encoding Hcp family type VI secretion system effector yields MPTPAYLSLEGTKQGLITAGTFTEDSVGNIFQEGHEDQILVQAFNHQVIIPRDPQSGQPTGQRVHKPLMITKVFDKSSPLIFNSLTSGERLNKCRLEWYRTSSTGTQEHYFTIELEDAVIVDVQSRMPNCQDPNMSHFTHLEDVYFTYRKIVWTHEVSGTSGSDDWRTPISA; encoded by the coding sequence ATGCCAACTCCCGCGTATCTGTCCCTCGAAGGCACCAAGCAAGGCCTGATCACCGCCGGCACCTTCACCGAAGATTCCGTCGGTAACATCTTCCAGGAAGGTCATGAAGACCAGATTCTGGTTCAAGCCTTCAACCACCAGGTCATCATCCCGCGTGACCCACAGTCCGGCCAGCCGACTGGCCAGCGTGTGCACAAGCCGCTGATGATCACCAAAGTCTTCGACAAATCCTCGCCGCTGATCTTCAACTCCCTGACCTCTGGCGAGCGTTTGAACAAGTGCCGTCTGGAGTGGTACCGCACTTCCTCCACTGGTACTCAAGAGCACTACTTCACCATCGAGCTGGAAGATGCCGTGATCGTTGACGTGCAGTCGCGTATGCCGAACTGCCAGGATCCGAACATGTCTCACTTCACTCACCTGGAAGACGTGTACTTCACCTACCGCAAAATCGTCTGGACTCACGAAGTCTCCGGCACTTCCGGTTCTGACGACTGGCGTACCCCGATCTCCGCCTAA
- the tssI gene encoding type VI secretion system tip protein TssI/VgrG, translating to MFAAANQTHFSLSIEGVSHDLQVLEFSGREAISQPFEFELELVSERPDLDLESLLHQAAFLAFNQAGNGIHGQICRVAQGESGKRLIRYHVTLRPQLAYLAHRTNQRIFQHLTVEKIISQVLEEHGIQANAYQFQLGSIYPEREYCVQYDETDLHFVQRLCEEEGIHYHFQHSEQGHVLTFGDDQTPFPKLAPTAYQQDSGLVADDPVIKRFGVRVETRTSRVTRRDYDFEKPKLLMEADAKSEFKPDLEDYDYPGRFVDRERGKHLSQRALERHRHDFEQAQGDSDQPLLVSGHFLALTEHPRTSWNDLWLLTEISHEGKQPQVLEESVTSHTEVSDGFQQGYRNYFRATPWTVLYRPALNHPKPRILGSQSAVVTGPPGEEIHCDEYGRIKVQFFWDREGQADDKTSCWLRVSSSWAGDRYGGIAIPRVGMEVVITFLEGDPDQPLVTGCLYHAEHVVPYDLPANKTRSLFKTLSSPGGDGYNELRIEDKKGAEQIYLHAERDWDENIEHDQKIRIGNERHDTVEANSYSEFKAEEHRTTHADRKSEVKANDHLTVGNNQHIKIGTGQFINAGQEIHLSSGQKVVLEAGSELTLKAAGSFIKLDASGITMVGPIIKINSGGAPGSGSGAAPIRPGKVKEADSDQAGNLLERTEAGLRLAPPQGICLECLRKAMREGSATLAGASV from the coding sequence ATGTTCGCCGCCGCCAACCAGACTCATTTCAGCCTGAGCATCGAAGGCGTTAGCCACGATCTGCAGGTGCTCGAATTCAGCGGCCGTGAGGCGATCAGCCAGCCCTTCGAGTTTGAACTGGAGTTGGTCAGCGAACGCCCTGATCTCGACCTGGAAAGCCTGCTGCACCAAGCCGCTTTTCTGGCGTTCAACCAAGCCGGCAACGGTATTCATGGGCAGATCTGCCGCGTTGCCCAAGGCGAGTCCGGCAAACGCCTGATCCGCTACCATGTGACCTTGCGCCCGCAACTGGCCTATCTGGCGCACCGCACCAACCAACGCATCTTCCAACACCTGACGGTGGAAAAGATCATCAGCCAAGTGCTCGAAGAGCATGGCATCCAGGCCAACGCCTACCAATTCCAACTCGGCTCGATCTACCCCGAGCGCGAGTACTGCGTGCAGTACGACGAGACCGACCTGCACTTTGTGCAGCGTCTGTGCGAGGAAGAAGGTATCCACTACCACTTCCAGCACAGTGAGCAAGGCCATGTATTGACGTTCGGCGACGATCAAACGCCGTTCCCCAAGCTGGCGCCAACCGCCTACCAGCAGGACAGCGGCCTGGTCGCCGATGACCCGGTGATCAAACGTTTTGGCGTGCGCGTGGAAACCCGTACCAGCCGGGTGACCCGCCGCGACTACGACTTTGAAAAACCCAAACTGCTGATGGAAGCGGACGCCAAGAGCGAATTCAAACCCGACCTAGAGGATTACGATTACCCCGGCCGCTTTGTCGACCGTGAGCGTGGCAAGCACCTCAGCCAGCGCGCGCTGGAACGCCATCGCCACGACTTCGAGCAGGCCCAGGGGGACAGCGACCAACCGCTGCTGGTCAGTGGCCACTTCCTCGCCCTAACCGAGCACCCACGCACCAGCTGGAACGACCTGTGGTTGCTCACTGAAATCAGCCATGAAGGCAAGCAGCCGCAAGTGCTGGAAGAGTCAGTCACCAGCCATACCGAGGTCAGTGACGGCTTCCAGCAGGGCTACCGCAACTACTTCCGCGCCACCCCCTGGACGGTGCTCTACCGCCCAGCGCTCAACCACCCGAAACCGCGCATCCTCGGCAGCCAAAGCGCCGTGGTCACCGGCCCGCCCGGTGAGGAAATCCACTGCGACGAATACGGCCGGATCAAGGTGCAATTCTTCTGGGACCGCGAAGGCCAAGCCGACGATAAAACCAGCTGCTGGCTGCGCGTGAGTTCAAGCTGGGCCGGCGACCGCTACGGCGGCATCGCCATTCCACGGGTCGGCATGGAAGTCGTGATCACCTTCCTCGAAGGCGATCCCGACCAACCGCTGGTCACCGGCTGCCTGTACCACGCCGAACACGTGGTGCCCTACGACCTGCCGGCGAACAAAACCCGCAGCCTGTTCAAAACCCTCAGCAGCCCCGGCGGCGACGGCTATAACGAGCTGCGTATCGAAGACAAAAAGGGCGCCGAGCAGATCTACCTGCACGCCGAGCGTGACTGGGACGAGAACATCGAGCACGACCAGAAAATCCGCATCGGCAACGAACGCCACGACACCGTCGAAGCCAATAGTTACAGCGAATTCAAAGCCGAAGAACACCGCACCACCCACGCCGACCGCAAAAGCGAAGTCAAAGCCAACGACCACCTTACCGTCGGCAACAACCAACACATCAAAATCGGCACCGGCCAATTCATCAACGCCGGCCAAGAGATCCATCTCTCCAGCGGCCAGAAAGTCGTACTCGAAGCCGGCAGCGAACTCACCCTCAAAGCCGCCGGCAGCTTTATCAAGCTGGATGCCAGCGGCATCACAATGGTCGGCCCAATTATCAAGATCAACTCCGGCGGTGCGCCGGGAAGTGGCTCGGGGGCTGCGCCGATTCGGCCGGGTAAGGTTAAGGAGGCGGATAGCGATCAAGCAGGTAATTTACTGGAAAGAACCGAAGCCGGGCTGAGGCTGGCACCGCCCCAAGGGATATGTCTCGAGTGCTTGCGCAAGGCCATGCGTGAAGGTAGCGCGACCCTTGCAGGAGCGTCTGTATGA
- a CDS encoding DUF4123 domain-containing protein encodes MTEQTAARTDWDAALEADQTLVMVVELGLLSDECRLSLFTEHAVWPLLLQPGVTHLSNDGPALIELSGQPYANLIQLHEQLTRSAQHGWLISRLDIIELQKHLGDALVCRNIDGDTLLIRSYAHNVLPVLHTRQEQPWHTWLFGPIVQWWLPTSQGWQPLQGLAQNKVPPYHPIELDQPLVDALGIDPHAQALVAELQANVPEVFVSKCHGERLNQAGQALSQAREAGLTREPDQYFYALYSLLGGKTISQSPNWPVILQCVEQDGQALAQVQAELDEDSQG; translated from the coding sequence ATGACTGAGCAAACCGCAGCACGCACTGATTGGGACGCCGCGCTGGAGGCCGACCAGACCCTGGTAATGGTGGTAGAGCTTGGGCTACTTTCTGATGAATGCCGCCTTAGCCTTTTCACCGAGCATGCAGTCTGGCCGCTGCTGCTCCAACCGGGCGTAACGCATTTAAGCAATGACGGCCCTGCCCTAATTGAGCTGAGTGGCCAGCCGTATGCCAACTTAATACAGCTTCATGAACAGCTCACTCGGAGCGCGCAACATGGTTGGTTGATCAGCCGGCTGGACATAATCGAACTGCAGAAACACCTGGGTGATGCCCTTGTCTGCCGCAACATTGACGGCGACACACTGTTGATCCGCAGTTATGCCCACAACGTATTGCCCGTCCTGCATACACGGCAGGAACAACCCTGGCACACCTGGTTGTTCGGCCCCATTGTCCAGTGGTGGTTGCCGACGTCACAGGGCTGGCAGCCTTTGCAAGGCTTGGCGCAAAACAAGGTGCCGCCCTATCACCCCATTGAGCTCGACCAACCGCTTGTGGATGCGCTGGGCATTGACCCTCACGCCCAGGCATTGGTCGCTGAGCTGCAGGCCAACGTCCCCGAGGTTTTCGTCAGCAAATGCCACGGTGAGCGGCTGAACCAGGCTGGGCAAGCATTGTCACAGGCGCGGGAGGCCGGCCTGACGCGCGAGCCTGATCAATATTTTTATGCGCTCTATAGCCTGCTGGGCGGCAAAACCATCAGCCAGAGCCCGAACTGGCCCGTCATACTGCAGTGCGTAGAACAGGACGGCCAGGCACTGGCTCAGGTCCAAGCGGAACTGGACGAGGACAGCCAAGGGTGA
- a CDS encoding NAD-dependent epimerase/dehydratase family protein — translation MRVLITGAGGYIGQQLLNQLAIQQPHWTLIAADVRPLKRAGLKLNIEPLLLDISRPAAVKRCVATWRPQAVVHLASVSAPPPGMSEAQLHAIDVGGTQTLIQAAVAHGVEQLIVTSSGAAYGYDPLNAEWLDEDQPLRGHAQFTYAKHRREVELLLAEARGQHPQLKQLVLRPGTILGKRLSNPISELFKRSTILGIRGSDSRFVFIWDQDVVDILCRGLRQQSSGIFNLAGDGALSLKEIAELLGKPYRALPVWLIRAALGVLKPLGLSPYGPEQVDFLRYWPVLSNQRLKRDFGFSPRYSSREAFLAFLRAQGIS, via the coding sequence ATGCGTGTTTTGATCACCGGGGCCGGCGGTTATATCGGCCAGCAGCTGCTCAACCAACTGGCTATTCAGCAGCCGCATTGGACACTGATTGCCGCCGACGTTCGCCCACTCAAGCGTGCCGGCCTGAAGCTCAATATTGAGCCACTGCTCCTCGATATCAGCCGACCGGCGGCCGTGAAGCGCTGCGTGGCCACCTGGCGACCGCAGGCGGTTGTTCACCTGGCGTCGGTGAGCGCGCCGCCACCCGGCATGAGCGAGGCGCAGTTGCATGCCATTGATGTCGGCGGCACCCAAACGCTGATCCAGGCAGCGGTGGCGCATGGTGTCGAGCAGTTGATCGTCACCAGCTCGGGCGCGGCCTACGGCTATGACCCGTTAAATGCCGAATGGCTGGATGAAGACCAGCCGCTGCGTGGCCATGCCCAGTTCACTTATGCCAAGCACAGGCGTGAAGTCGAGTTGCTGCTGGCCGAGGCGCGTGGGCAGCACCCGCAACTCAAGCAGTTGGTGCTGCGTCCGGGCACCATTCTGGGTAAGCGGCTGAGCAACCCGATCAGCGAGCTGTTCAAGAGGTCCACGATACTGGGCATCCGCGGTAGCGACAGCCGCTTCGTGTTTATCTGGGACCAGGATGTAGTGGACATCCTGTGTCGGGGCTTGCGTCAGCAGAGCAGCGGCATCTTCAACCTGGCCGGCGATGGCGCGTTGTCGCTCAAGGAGATCGCCGAGTTGCTCGGCAAACCGTATCGCGCCTTGCCGGTCTGGCTGATTCGCGCCGCGTTGGGCGTGCTCAAGCCGCTGGGCCTGAGCCCCTACGGCCCGGAGCAGGTGGATTTTCTGCGTTACTGGCCGGTGCTCAGTAACCAACGGCTCAAACGGGATTTCGGCTTTAGTCCGCGCTACAGCTCGCGTGAGGCGTTTCTGGCGTTTTTGCGCGCGCAGGGGATTTCATAA
- a CDS encoding TAXI family TRAP transporter solute-binding subunit produces MKGKSLAWALSAALAGITLSSAVQAEEQFVTIGTGGQTGVYYVAGQSICRFLNRGATEHGIKCNAPASGGGVANVNGIRSGEFNFGIMQSDHQFKAMKGVTPFEKEGAMDDIRAVFSLQSEVFTILARRDANITSFDELKGKRVNIGNPGSGQRDTLDEIMQVKGWERSVFSLAAELKPAEQASALGDNNIDAMTYFVGHPNGAIQEATTTTDAVLVPVTGAEIDKLLAEKSYYTKADIPGGVYKGNDKPTPSIGGKAVLSTSAKASPEVVYQLVKSVFDNIDRFKRLHPAFADLKEEDMIKVGLSAPLHEGAVRYYKERGWL; encoded by the coding sequence ATGAAAGGTAAATCCCTGGCATGGGCCCTGTCCGCTGCACTTGCAGGTATCACCCTGAGCAGCGCCGTACAGGCCGAAGAGCAATTCGTCACCATCGGCACCGGCGGCCAAACCGGCGTTTATTACGTAGCCGGTCAATCGATCTGCCGTTTCCTCAACCGTGGCGCTACTGAGCACGGCATCAAGTGCAACGCACCCGCCAGCGGCGGCGGCGTGGCCAACGTCAACGGTATCCGCAGTGGCGAATTCAACTTCGGCATCATGCAGTCGGACCACCAGTTCAAGGCCATGAAGGGTGTCACGCCGTTCGAGAAAGAAGGCGCGATGGATGACATCCGCGCGGTGTTCTCGCTGCAGAGCGAAGTGTTCACCATCCTTGCGCGTCGCGACGCCAACATCACCAGCTTCGATGAGCTCAAAGGCAAGCGCGTCAACATCGGCAACCCAGGTTCCGGCCAGCGCGATACCCTCGACGAAATCATGCAGGTCAAGGGCTGGGAGCGTTCGGTGTTCTCCCTAGCGGCTGAGTTGAAGCCCGCCGAGCAGGCCTCTGCGCTGGGCGACAACAACATCGATGCGATGACCTACTTCGTCGGCCATCCGAATGGCGCGATCCAGGAAGCCACCACCACCACCGATGCAGTACTGGTGCCGGTGACGGGTGCGGAAATCGACAAGTTGCTGGCTGAGAAGAGCTACTACACCAAGGCCGATATTCCCGGCGGCGTGTACAAGGGCAACGACAAGCCGACGCCATCGATTGGCGGCAAGGCGGTGCTCTCCACCTCGGCCAAGGCCAGCCCGGAAGTGGTCTACCAGCTGGTTAAGTCGGTGTTCGACAACATTGATCGCTTCAAGCGTCTGCACCCTGCATTTGCCGACCTGAAGGAAGAAGACATGATCAAGGTTGGTCTGAGTGCACCGCTGCACGAAGGCGCTGTGCGTTATTACAAAGAGCGCGGCTGGCTGTAA